A genome region from Taeniopygia guttata chromosome 5, bTaeGut7.mat, whole genome shotgun sequence includes the following:
- the FADS1 gene encoding acyl-CoA (8-3)-desaturase isoform X2: MEGSEPVRGGMRRFTWEEIGQRNGRGPAPQERWLVIDRKVYDISHFCRRHPGGSRVISHYAGQDATDPFIAFHLDKTLVRKYMNPLLIGELAPDQPSFEPSKNKKLVEDFRELRATVERMGLLQPNHAFFILCLCHILMLDVAAWLIIWYFGASLVPFLFSAVLLGTVQAQAGWLQHDFGHLSVFSKSRWNHWVHKFVIGHLKGAPASWWNHLHFQHHAKPNCFRKDPDVNMHPLFFALGKTLSVELGVQKKKFMPYNHQHKYFFIIGPPALVPLYFQWYIFYFAVQRKQWVDLAWMLSFYIRFFLTYLPFLGVKGTLGLHLLVRFIESNWFVWVTQMNHIPMHIDYDKNVDWFSTQLQATCNVHQSLFNDWFSGHLNFQIEHHLFPTMPRHNYWKVAPLVKSLCAKHGIEYQCKPLLTAFADIVHSLKDSGELWLDAYLHK; the protein is encoded by the exons ATGGAGGGTTCGGAGCCCGTCCGGGGAGGGATGCGGCGCTTCACCTGGGAGGAGATCGGGCAGCGGAACGGGCGGGGGCCGGCGCCGCAGGAGCGCTGGCTGGTGATCGACAGGAAGGTGTACGACATCAGCCACTTCTGCCGGAGGCACCCGGGGGGCTCCCGGGTCATCAGCCACTACGCCGGGCAGGACGCCACG GATCCTTTCATTGCTTTTCATCTTGACAAGACACTGGTAAGGAAGTACATGAACCCTCTCCTGATTGGGGAACTGGCACCAGATCAGCCCAGCTTTGAGCCCAGCAAGAAC AAAAAGCTGGTGGAAGATTTCCGTGAGCTCCGTGCCACCGTGGAGAGGATGGGGCTTCTCCAGCCCAACCACGCCTTTTTCATCCTCTGTCTCTGCCACATCTTGATGCTGGATGTTGCAGCCTGGCTCATCATCTGGTATTTTGGAGCATCCTTAGTGcctttcctcttctctgctgTGCTTCTGGGCACTGTCCAG gcccaggctggctggCTCCAACATGATTTTGGACACCTGTCAGTCTTCAGCAAGTCCAGGTGGAACCACTGGGTGCACAAGTTCGTCATTGGCCACCTCAAG GGAGCCCCAGCCAGCTGGTGGAATCACCTCCACTTCCAGCACCATGCCAAACCCAACTGCTTCCGGAAGGACCCTGATGTCAACATGCACCCCTTGTTTTTTgctttggggaaaaccctctctgTGGAG CTTGGTGtgcaaaagaagaaattcaTGCCTTACAACCACCAGCACAAGTACTTCTTCATCA TTGGTCCCCCAGCACTGGTGCCCCTTTATTTCCAGTGGTACATCTTCTACTTCGCCGTGCAGCGGAAGCAGTGGGTG GACCTGGCCTGGATGCTGTCCTTCTATATCCGATTCTTCCTCACCTACTTGCCCTTCCTGGGTGTGAAGGGTACCCTGGGGCTCCACCTGTTAGTCAG GTTTATAGAAAGCAACTGGTTTGTCTGGGTCACACAAATGAATCACATCCCCATGCACATTGATTATGATAAGAATGTGGACTGGTTCTCTACCCAG ctccaGGCAACCTGCAATGTTCATCAGTCCTTGTTCAATGACTGGTTCAGTGGGCACCTGAACTTCCAGATCGAGCACCA CCTTTTCCCTACAATGCCACGGCACAACTACTGGAAGGTGGCCCCTCTGGTGAAGTCCCTGTGTGCCAAGCATGGCATTGAGTACCAGTGCaagcctctgctcacagccttCGCAGACATCGTGCA CTCTTTGAAAGATTCAGGGGAGCTCTGGCTCGATGCTTATCTACATAAGTAA
- the FADS1 gene encoding acyl-CoA (8-3)-desaturase isoform X3, translating to MEGSEPVRGGMRRFTWEEIGQRNGRGPAPQERWLVIDRKVYDISHFCRRHPGGSRVISHYAGQDATDPFIAFHLDKTLVRKYMNPLLIGELAPDQPSFEPSKNKKLVEDFRELRATVERMGLLQPNHAFFILCLCHILMLDVAAWLIIWYFGASLVPFLFSAVLLGTVQAQAGWLQHDFGHLSVFSKSRWNHWVHKFVIGHLKGAPASWWNHLHFQHHAKPNCFRKDPDVNMHPLFFALGKTLSVELGVQKKKFMPYNHQHKYFFIIGPPALVPLYFQWYIFYFAVQRKQWVDLAWMLSFYIRFFLTYLPFLGVKGTLGLHLLVRFIESNWFVWVTQMNHIPMHIDYDKNVDWFSTQLQATCNVHQSLFNDWFSGHLNFQIEHHLFPTMPRHNYWKVAPLVKSLCAKHGIEYQCKPLLTAFADIVHSLKTSGELWHDAYLHK from the exons ATGGAGGGTTCGGAGCCCGTCCGGGGAGGGATGCGGCGCTTCACCTGGGAGGAGATCGGGCAGCGGAACGGGCGGGGGCCGGCGCCGCAGGAGCGCTGGCTGGTGATCGACAGGAAGGTGTACGACATCAGCCACTTCTGCCGGAGGCACCCGGGGGGCTCCCGGGTCATCAGCCACTACGCCGGGCAGGACGCCACG GATCCTTTCATTGCTTTTCATCTTGACAAGACACTGGTAAGGAAGTACATGAACCCTCTCCTGATTGGGGAACTGGCACCAGATCAGCCCAGCTTTGAGCCCAGCAAGAAC AAAAAGCTGGTGGAAGATTTCCGTGAGCTCCGTGCCACCGTGGAGAGGATGGGGCTTCTCCAGCCCAACCACGCCTTTTTCATCCTCTGTCTCTGCCACATCTTGATGCTGGATGTTGCAGCCTGGCTCATCATCTGGTATTTTGGAGCATCCTTAGTGcctttcctcttctctgctgTGCTTCTGGGCACTGTCCAG gcccaggctggctggCTCCAACATGATTTTGGACACCTGTCAGTCTTCAGCAAGTCCAGGTGGAACCACTGGGTGCACAAGTTCGTCATTGGCCACCTCAAG GGAGCCCCAGCCAGCTGGTGGAATCACCTCCACTTCCAGCACCATGCCAAACCCAACTGCTTCCGGAAGGACCCTGATGTCAACATGCACCCCTTGTTTTTTgctttggggaaaaccctctctgTGGAG CTTGGTGtgcaaaagaagaaattcaTGCCTTACAACCACCAGCACAAGTACTTCTTCATCA TTGGTCCCCCAGCACTGGTGCCCCTTTATTTCCAGTGGTACATCTTCTACTTCGCCGTGCAGCGGAAGCAGTGGGTG GACCTGGCCTGGATGCTGTCCTTCTATATCCGATTCTTCCTCACCTACTTGCCCTTCCTGGGTGTGAAGGGTACCCTGGGGCTCCACCTGTTAGTCAG GTTTATAGAAAGCAACTGGTTTGTCTGGGTCACACAAATGAATCACATCCCCATGCACATTGATTATGATAAGAATGTGGACTGGTTCTCTACCCAG ctccaGGCAACCTGCAATGTTCATCAGTCCTTGTTCAATGACTGGTTCAGTGGGCACCTGAACTTCCAGATCGAGCACCA CCTTTTCCCTACAATGCCACGGCACAACTACTGGAAGGTGGCCCCTCTGGTGAAGTCCCTGTGTGCCAAGCATGGCATTGAGTACCAGTGCaagcctctgctcacagccttCGCAGACATCGTGCA
- the LOC100222881 gene encoding acyl-CoA 6-desaturase — MGKGGEQGGDSGEPAAQIRFYTWEEIQKHNLRTDKWLVIDRKVYNITKWAKRHPGGQRVISHCAGEDATDAFQAFHINPTLVQKFLKPLLIGELAPGEPSQDRDKNSQLVEDFRTLRKTAEDMNLFRASPLFFSFYLGHIIVMEVLAWLMISYFGTGWITTLILACILTTSQAQAGWLQHDFGHLSVFKKSSWNHVVHKFVIGHLKGASANWWNHRHFQHHAKPNIFRKDPDVNMLHILVLGDTQPVEYGKKKLKYLPYNHQHEYFFFIFPPLLIPVYFQIQIISTMIKHRFWADLAWAISYYLRFFITYIPFYGVLGSLCLLTFVRFLESHWFVWVTQMNHIPMEIDSEKHRDWLSSQMAATCNIEQSFFNDWFTGHLNFQIEHHLFPTMPRHNFWKVKPLVKSLCAKYGVHYEEKPLGKAFVDIVGSLKKSGDLWLDAYLHK, encoded by the exons ATGGGGAAAGGGGGTGAGCAAGGGGGGGACTCGGGGGAGCCGGCGGCGCAGATCCGCTTCTACACCTGGGAGGAGATCCAGAAGCACAACCTGAGGACGGACAAGTGGCTGGTGATAGACCGAAAGGTTTATAATATCACCAAGTGGGCAAAAAGGCACCCGGGGGGCCAGCGAGTCATCAGCCACTGCGCCGGCGAAGATGCCACG GATGCATTCCAGGCCTTCCATATCAATCCCACCTTGGTGCAGAAGTTTCTCAAGCCGCTGCTCATTGGAGAACTCGCTCCAGGGGAGCCCAGCCAGGACAGAGACAAAAAT TCCCAGCTGGTGGAGGATTTCCGGACCCTGCGGAAGACAGCGGAGGACATGAACCTGTTCCGAGCCAGCCCCTTGTTCTTCTCCTTTTACCTGGGCCACATCATTGTCATGGAAGTTTTGGCTTGGCTCATGATTTCCTACTTTGGGACTGGCTGGATCACAACCCTCATCCTTGCTTGCATCCTTACAACTTCCCAG GCCCAGGCAGGGTGGCTGCAACATGATTTTGGACACCTCTCTGTGTTCAAGAAGTCTTCCTGGAACCATGTCGTCCACAAGTTTGTCATTGGACACCTGAAG GGTGCGTCTGCAAACTGGTGGAACCACCGCCACTTCCAGCACCACGCCAAGCCCAACATCTTCCGTAAGGACCCAGATGTGAACATGCTGCACATTTTAGTCCTGGGAGACACACAGCCTGTTGAG TATGGCAAGAAGAAGCTGAAGTACCTGCCTTACAACCACCAGCACGAGTACTTCTTCTTCA TCTTCCCACCTCTGCTCATCCCTGTGTATTTCCAAATCCAAATCATCTCGACCATGATCAAGCACAGGTTCTGGGCG GACTTGGCCTGGGCCATCAGCTACTACCTGCGCTTCTTCATCACCTACATCCCGTTCTATGGCGTCCTGGGATCCCTGTGTCTCCTCACGTTTGTCAG GTTCCTGGAGAGTCATTGGTTCGTGTGGGTCACCCAGATGAATCACATTCCAATGGAAATTGATTCTGAGAAGCACAGAGACTGGCTGAGCTCCCAG ATGGCAGCGACCTGTAACATTGAGCAGTCCTTTTTCAATGACTGGTTCACCGGGCACCTGAACTTCCAGATTGAGCACCA CCTGTTTCCAACAATGCCACGGCACAACTTCTGGAAAGTAAAGCCTTTGGTGAAGTCATTATGTGCCAAGTATGGAGTCCACTATGAGGAGAAGCCTCTTGGGAAAGCGTTCGTAGACATCGTTGG GTCCCTAAAGAAATCTGGAGATCTCTGGCTGGATGCTTATCTCCATAAGTGA